The genome window TCAGGTTGAGGTCCACCACGGAGCGGAACTGGGCCAGGTCCATCCGCTCGATCGGCACCGGGTCGCCCCCGCCGCCGACGAAGGCGCCCAGCACGTCGATCGGGCCGACCGCCTCGGTGGCCAGCTCGCGCAGCCGCTCCAACTCGGCCTGCTCGGTGCAGTCGGCGGCGAAGCCCACCGCGCTGCCGCCGGCCGCCCGGATCGCCTCGGCCGTCTCCTCGACGGCGGACTTGTCCCGGGCCGCCAGCACCACCCGCACGCCGTTCGCCGCCAGGGCGCGCGCCGTCTCGGCGCCGATGCCGCGGGAGGCGCCGGTGATCAGCGCGGTCCGGCCGATCAGGTCGGGGTAGACCGGGTAGCCGTTCGCGGTGGCGGCGGCGGTGTTGTCGGCGGTGTTGTCGTTGGTGTTGTCAGTGCTCACGGGTGACTCCTCACAGGTTCTGACGCTTCGTCACATCGCAGCACGACTTTGCCCGTCACCGCAGCCGCTTCCAGGAGTTGATGCGCCTCGGAGGCCTTGGCCAGCGGCAGGGTGCGGGAGAGCACCGGCTTGACCGCGCCGGTGGCCAGCAGGTCGAGCACCGCCGCCAGGTCCTCCTGGTAGGCGCTGGGCACCTTCTTCTCCAGGCTCCAGGCGTTGTAGAAGGTGGTCCGGCGGCCGTCCGGGGCCAGCTTGGGCAGGAACAGGCCGGCCACGAAGCCGAAGACCGCCAGGTCGCGGCGCGGCCGGCCGTTCTGCATCGCCTGGCTCTGGCCGTAGCCGACCAGGAAGCCGCCGCGCCGCAGCGACATGTAGGAGCGCATGAACTGGGTGCCGCCCACCGGGTCGAAGACGGCGTCCACGCCGTTCTCCGGCCGGTCCTTGACCACCCGCATGAAGTCCTCGGCCAGGTAGTCGATGTGCTGCGCGCCCAGCGAGGCCACCAGGTCGGCCTTGCCCGCCGAACTGGTGCCGAACGCCTGCACCTTGGCCAGCTGGGCGAGTTGCAGCAGCGCGGTGCCCACGCCGCCGGCCGCGCCGTGCACCAGGATGCTCTGGCCCTCGCGCACCCGGGCCACCCGGTGCAGCATCTGGTAGGCGACGAA of Kitasatospora viridis contains these proteins:
- a CDS encoding SDR family NAD(P)-dependent oxidoreductase, which gives rise to MSTDNTNDNTADNTAAATANGYPVYPDLIGRTALITGASRGIGAETARALAANGVRVVLAARDKSAVEETAEAIRAAGGSAVGFAADCTEQAELERLRELATEAVGPIDVLGAFVGGGGDPVPIERMDLAQFRSVVDLNLTSTFLAVQTFLPSMIERRRGSIITMASTAGRLPGFAAASYAAAKAGVLMFTRHVAGEVGKHGVRVNCVSPSAIMTESQRERIPADRLPMIVKQFPLGRIGEPVDVAQAALFLASDASSWLTGLTIDVAGGRIMI
- a CDS encoding medium chain dehydrogenase/reductase family protein, coding for MGYTRVIVSRRGGAEVLETITEQEQRPGPGQVLVRVLAAGVSFGDILLRVGVIPGGPKPPFTPGYDVTGVVQEVGPGVTRLRPGQRVVALVREGGYTERLVVPEDRAVLLPDGIDPADAAAVALNYFVAYQMLHRVARVREGQSILVHGAAGGVGTALLQLAQLAKVQAFGTSSAGKADLVASLGAQHIDYLAEDFMRVVKDRPENGVDAVFDPVGGTQFMRSYMSLRRGGFLVGYGQSQAMQNGRPRRDLAVFGFVAGLFLPKLAPDGRRTTFYNAWSLEKKVPSAYQEDLAAVLDLLATGAVKPVLSRTLPLAKASEAHQLLEAAAVTGKVVLRCDEASEPVRSHP